The Chitinophaga pinensis DSM 2588 region TGTAAGCCTTTATTATGCCCGCAGCTGGCCATCTTTTCCATTTTTATAACAGCCCTTAGTTTTGCAAAAGGATGAACGTGTAGTTGATTATCAGCCGCATCTTCAGCAGGTTTCAGCCGTTGGTCAAAGTCCGCCCAGGCATGATCTACCGTAGCATCCAACAGTTGTCCGTCCCGTGGTCCGGATATAAAATACCAGCCATACCAGTCCCAGAGATCACTATTGGCGATATGCCACTGTAAATGCAACTGGTATCCTTTTTCAAACGCCTGTTCCATGCATTCTTTAGGCTCCCAGATCACAAACTGGGCGATGTTTTTATCTTGTGCGTATACCCGGAAAGAAAGAAGAAGGGCTATGCTCAGTAATAATCGCATGTGTTTTTTTAATACAAAGCTATCCTGCGGCTGCCGGACGGAATTGTAAAAAAGTGAACTGTCAGATGTTCACGAATACGTCATTGATGCCGGTATTGTTATTGAACCAGGCTTTGGGCGATTGTTGTGTATACTGATGGAAGCTGCGAATGAGGTGAGACTGGTCATAAAAGCCTGTCTCATAACCACTGGCGGTATAATTCTGCTCCGGATGCCGGTTTTTCCAGGCAATAAAATGATTAAAGCGGATAATATTGCTGATTGCCTTGGGTGTCAGTCCTACCTGTCGTTTGAACAGGACATCCAGGTGTTTGGCCGAAACGCCGGTACGTTGTATCAGCCTGTCCACCGAAATATTCCCTTTGTTTTGCAGAATAGCGGCGACCGCTGCATGTACATAGTCATAAGCGCCGGATGGCGGCTCCAGTTTGCTGATGCTGCTTGTCAGCAAACGTTCAAACTGTCTGAAAGTCTGCTGCGGATCTGCTGCTATACACGCCCAAAAAGGTGCTTCCGGCACGATATCGCTCAAAGGTGTGATACCTGTTTCGGTATCTGGTACAGGCATTTTCAGAAAGGCAGACAATGTATGTGGATAGAAGCGGATACCATACAGGCGTGCGCCGGGCATCAGGGCTAAAGTATAGCTGGTCAGCGTCTGTCCTGCGATAAAAGC contains the following coding sequences:
- a CDS encoding helix-turn-helix domain-containing protein, which translates into the protein MILIETYIPTQLTHLIKTCWYLEVPAKLPHPYQEDILPDGHHEIIFHLPPHTGKRRFKAGEWLEEPAAFIAGQTLTSYTLALMPGARLYGIRFYPHTLSAFLKMPVPDTETGITPLSDIVPEAPFWACIAADPQQTFRQFERLLTSSISKLEPPSGAYDYVHAAVAAILQNKGNISVDRLIQRTGVSAKHLDVLFKRQVGLTPKAISNIIRFNHFIAWKNRHPEQNYTASGYETGFYDQSHLIRSFHQYTQQSPKAWFNNNTGINDVFVNI